A single Malaclemys terrapin pileata isolate rMalTer1 chromosome 3, rMalTer1.hap1, whole genome shotgun sequence DNA region contains:
- the PRPH2 gene encoding peripherin-2, with the protein MALLKVKFNQKKRVKLAQGLWLMNWFSVFAGIIVFSMGLFLKIELRKRSEVMDNSESHFVPNSLISMGILSCAFNALAGKICYDSLDPTKFAKWKPLLKPYLVLCFFFNFFICFIALICFLMRGSLETTLAYGLKNGMKFYRDTDTPGRCFMKKTIDMLQIEFRCCGNNGFRDWFEIQWISNRYLDFGSKEVKDRIKSNVDGRYLVDGVPFSCCNPSSPRPCIQYQVTNNSAHYSYDYQTEELNLWNRGCREALLIYYSSMMSSMGGVVLFVWLFEVSVMVGLRLLQTALESIANPEDPECESEGWLLEQSLTDTFKSALESLKKIGKFNQVDAGAEGAEGEEGGKTPAITTVS; encoded by the exons ATGGCACTACTAAAAGTCAAATTCAACCAGAAGAAAAGGGTAAAACTAGCTCAGGGACTATGGCTCATGAACTGGTTTTCAGTGTTCGCAGGAATCATTGTTTTTAGCATGGGATTGTTCCTCAAAATTGAGCTCCGGAAGCGAAGTGAAGTGATGGACAATTCTGAAAGCCATTTTGTGCCCAATTCTTTGATATCGATGGGTATATTATCTTGCGCCTTCAATGCTCTTGCTGGCAAAATTTGCTATGATTCTCTAGATCCAACTAAATTTGCAAAGTGGAAGCCTTTGCTGAAACCTTACCTGGTGTtatgtttcttttttaacttcTTCATTTGTTTCATTGCTCTGATTTGCTTTCTCATGAGGGGCTCTCTGGAGACAACATTAGCATATGGGCTAAAGAATGGCATGAAGTTCTACAGGGATACTGATACCCCAGGAAGATGCTTCATGAAGAAGACAATTGACATGCTCCAAATTGAGTTCAGATGCTGTGGAAACAACGGTTTCAGAGACTGGTTTGAGATTCAGTGGATCAGCAACAGATACTTGGATTTTGGCTCCAAAGAAGTGAAAGA TCGAATTAAAAGCAATGTGGATGGAAGGTACTTGGTTGACGGAGTCCCCTTCAGTTGCTGCAACCCCAGTTCCCCAAGACCCTGCATCCAGTACCAAGTCACTAACAACTCGGCTCACTACAGCTACGACTACCAAACAGAGGAGCTCAACCTGTGGAACCgcggctgcagggaggcacttcTGATCTACTACAGCAGCATGATGAGTTCCATGGGTGGTGttgtcctctttgtctggcttttTGAG GTGTCTGTGATGGTTGGTTTGCGTCTTTTGCAAACCGCTCTGGAAAGCATCGCAAATCCTGAGGATCCTGAATGTGAAAGCGAGGGGTGGCTCCTGGAGCAGAGCCTGACAGACACTTTCAAATCTGCGTTAGAAAGTTTGAAAAAGATTGGTAAGTTCAATCAGGTGGATGCAGGTGCTGAAGGGGCTGAAGGCGAAGAAGGTGGAAAGACTCCAGCCATCACAACAGTCAGTTGA